A single region of the Musa acuminata AAA Group cultivar baxijiao chromosome BXJ1-11, Cavendish_Baxijiao_AAA, whole genome shotgun sequence genome encodes:
- the LOC103971442 gene encoding probable polygalacturonase isoform X3, whose amino-acid sequence MITCTLGRSRRWVCIWEVVLLLLAIAVVVQGNGRGGDGYCNHKRGPTPRPHSVTITEFGAVGDGVTSNTLAFQNAVFYLRSFADKGGAQLYVPKGRWLTGSFNLTSHLTLFLDKDAVIIGSQDASHWPVVEPLPSYGQGIDLPGPRHRSLINGYNLTDIVITGDNGTIDGQGSVWWEWFHSQTLNYSRPHLLELVSSSDIVISNLTFLNPPAWSIHPVYSSNVEIQNVKIHCSSASSYTNGIVPDSCSNCCILDCSISVGHDAIALKSGWDNYGISFNRPSSNIHINNVHLQTSLGSALAFGSEMSGGISDIQVEQLHIHDSFTGIKFKTTRGRGGYIEDIIISDVEMENVHEAFQITGHCGAHPDDQYDPDALPMIKQITIKDVVGTNISIAGSLSGMDHGPFSAICLANISLSVTSGASNSWICSNVSGFSESVVPQPCSDLSSNSSLSCFSLENFNALVDFQ is encoded by the exons ATGATCACATGTACTCTCGGGAGAAGCCGGCGGTGGGTCTGCATCTGG GAAGTAGTGCTTTTACTTCTGGCAATTGCCGTTGTCGTCCAAGGCAATGGAAGGGGTGGTGATGGCTATTGCAATCACAAGCGCGGTCCAACGCCAAGACCACACAGTGTCACCATTACAGAGTTTGGGGCAGTGGGAGATGGAGTGACCTCCAACACTCTGGCCTTTCAGAATGCAGTTTTCTATTTGCGATCATTTGCCGACAAGGGTGGTGCTCAGCTGTATGTTCCTAAAGGGAGATGGCTGACAGGAAGTTTCAACCTAACCAGTCACCTCACCTTGTTCCTGGACAAAGATGCTGTTATAATTGGCAGTCAG GATGCATCTCACTGGCCTGTTGTTGAGCCTTTGCCGTCTTATGGACAAGGGATAGACCTTCCTGGTCCGAGGCATCGCAGCTTGATAAATGGATACAACTTGACGGACATAGTGATAACAG GTGATAATGGGACTATTGATGGACAGGGTTCTGTCTGGTGGGAGTGGTTCCACTCCCAGACCTTGAATTACAGTCGTCCTCATCTTCTTGAACTTGTGAGTTCCAGTGACATTGTGATCTCAAATTTAACTTTCTTGAATCCCCCTGCCTGGAGTATCCATCCAGTCTATTCTAG CAATGTGGAGATCCAGAACGTCAAAATCCATTGTTCATCTGCTTCTTCATATACTAATGGTATAGTACCAG ATTCATGCTCGAATTGCTGCATCCTAGATTGCAGCATCAGTGTTGGACATGATGCCATTGCTCTGAAGAGTGGTTGGGACAACTATGGTATCTCTTTCAACAGACCTTCCTCAAACATTCACATCAACAATGTCCATCTGCAGACGTCCCTCGGTTCAGCACTTGCTTTCGGCAGTGAGATGTCGGGCGGGATCTCAGACATACAAGTCGAGCAACTCCATATCCATGATTCTTTCACTGGTATAAAATTCAAGACCACCCGTGGACGAGGTGGCTACATCGAAGATATTATCATATCAGATGTGGAAATGGAAAATGTTCACGAAGCATTTCAAATCACGGGCCATTGTGGTGCACATCCTGATGACCAATATGATCCAGATGCTCTCCCGATGATCAAGCAGATCACCATAAAAGATGTGGTCGGCACCAATATCTCGATCGCTGGATCTCTTTCAGGAATGGATCATGGTCCCTTCAGTGCCATCTGCCTTGCAAACATCAGTTTGTCTGTCACCTCAGGTGCTTCcaattcttggatttgttccaatGTTTCTGGATTCTCTGAATCAGTCGTTCCACAACCATGCTCTGATCTGAGTTCGAATTCTTCTCTCTCCTGCTTTTCCCTCGAAAACTTCAATGCTCTTGTGGATTTCCAATAA
- the LOC103971442 gene encoding probable polygalacturonase isoform X2 produces MGIGSVFDELDKCDMNYGLCLRYLHLLTSVNEILLFICSKSSGGDFVMHTHQCTNWIVLDSLSDGLPFIEVVLLLLAIAVVVQGNGRGGDGYCNHKRGPTPRPHSVTITEFGAVGDGVTSNTLAFQNAVFYLRSFADKGGAQLYVPKGRWLTGSFNLTSHLTLFLDKDAVIIGSQDASHWPVVEPLPSYGQGIDLPGPRHRSLINGYNLTDIVITGDNGTIDGQGSVWWEWFHSQTLNYSRPHLLELVSSSDIVISNLTFLNPPAWSIHPVYSSNVEIQNVKIHCSSASSYTNGIVPDSCSNCCILDCSISVGHDAIALKSGWDNYGISFNRPSSNIHINNVHLQTSLGSALAFGSEMSGGISDIQVEQLHIHDSFTGIKFKTTRGRGGYIEDIIISDVEMENVHEAFQITGHCGAHPDDQYDPDALPMIKQITIKDVVGTNISIAGSLSGMDHGPFSAICLANISLSVTSGASNSWICSNVSGFSESVVPQPCSDLSSNSSLSCFSLENFNALVDFQ; encoded by the exons ATGGGAATCGGAAGTGTGTTTGACGAACTGGACAAGTGTGACATGAACTATGGCCTGTGTCTTCGATACTTGCATCTACTGACATCAGTCAACGAGATTTTGCTTTTTATCTGCAGTAAATCCAGCGGCGGAGATTTTGTAATGCATACCCACCAATGTACCAATTGGATTGTCCTCGATTCATTGTCAGATGGGCTTCCCTTCATA GAAGTAGTGCTTTTACTTCTGGCAATTGCCGTTGTCGTCCAAGGCAATGGAAGGGGTGGTGATGGCTATTGCAATCACAAGCGCGGTCCAACGCCAAGACCACACAGTGTCACCATTACAGAGTTTGGGGCAGTGGGAGATGGAGTGACCTCCAACACTCTGGCCTTTCAGAATGCAGTTTTCTATTTGCGATCATTTGCCGACAAGGGTGGTGCTCAGCTGTATGTTCCTAAAGGGAGATGGCTGACAGGAAGTTTCAACCTAACCAGTCACCTCACCTTGTTCCTGGACAAAGATGCTGTTATAATTGGCAGTCAG GATGCATCTCACTGGCCTGTTGTTGAGCCTTTGCCGTCTTATGGACAAGGGATAGACCTTCCTGGTCCGAGGCATCGCAGCTTGATAAATGGATACAACTTGACGGACATAGTGATAACAG GTGATAATGGGACTATTGATGGACAGGGTTCTGTCTGGTGGGAGTGGTTCCACTCCCAGACCTTGAATTACAGTCGTCCTCATCTTCTTGAACTTGTGAGTTCCAGTGACATTGTGATCTCAAATTTAACTTTCTTGAATCCCCCTGCCTGGAGTATCCATCCAGTCTATTCTAG CAATGTGGAGATCCAGAACGTCAAAATCCATTGTTCATCTGCTTCTTCATATACTAATGGTATAGTACCAG ATTCATGCTCGAATTGCTGCATCCTAGATTGCAGCATCAGTGTTGGACATGATGCCATTGCTCTGAAGAGTGGTTGGGACAACTATGGTATCTCTTTCAACAGACCTTCCTCAAACATTCACATCAACAATGTCCATCTGCAGACGTCCCTCGGTTCAGCACTTGCTTTCGGCAGTGAGATGTCGGGCGGGATCTCAGACATACAAGTCGAGCAACTCCATATCCATGATTCTTTCACTGGTATAAAATTCAAGACCACCCGTGGACGAGGTGGCTACATCGAAGATATTATCATATCAGATGTGGAAATGGAAAATGTTCACGAAGCATTTCAAATCACGGGCCATTGTGGTGCACATCCTGATGACCAATATGATCCAGATGCTCTCCCGATGATCAAGCAGATCACCATAAAAGATGTGGTCGGCACCAATATCTCGATCGCTGGATCTCTTTCAGGAATGGATCATGGTCCCTTCAGTGCCATCTGCCTTGCAAACATCAGTTTGTCTGTCACCTCAGGTGCTTCcaattcttggatttgttccaatGTTTCTGGATTCTCTGAATCAGTCGTTCCACAACCATGCTCTGATCTGAGTTCGAATTCTTCTCTCTCCTGCTTTTCCCTCGAAAACTTCAATGCTCTTGTGGATTTCCAATAA
- the LOC103971442 gene encoding probable polygalacturonase isoform X1, giving the protein MIRRQIFIRRLFCFLAWFNLNVLFLFLYFFLFFFRLNCLSIQGKKLEGDLRSPTQKPPSAPRWFSSPDDHMYSREKPAEVVLLLLAIAVVVQGNGRGGDGYCNHKRGPTPRPHSVTITEFGAVGDGVTSNTLAFQNAVFYLRSFADKGGAQLYVPKGRWLTGSFNLTSHLTLFLDKDAVIIGSQDASHWPVVEPLPSYGQGIDLPGPRHRSLINGYNLTDIVITGDNGTIDGQGSVWWEWFHSQTLNYSRPHLLELVSSSDIVISNLTFLNPPAWSIHPVYSSNVEIQNVKIHCSSASSYTNGIVPDSCSNCCILDCSISVGHDAIALKSGWDNYGISFNRPSSNIHINNVHLQTSLGSALAFGSEMSGGISDIQVEQLHIHDSFTGIKFKTTRGRGGYIEDIIISDVEMENVHEAFQITGHCGAHPDDQYDPDALPMIKQITIKDVVGTNISIAGSLSGMDHGPFSAICLANISLSVTSGASNSWICSNVSGFSESVVPQPCSDLSSNSSLSCFSLENFNALVDFQ; this is encoded by the exons ATGATTAGGAGGCAAATATTTATTAGAAGATTATTTTGCTTCTTGGCATGGTTTAATTtaaatgtcctcttcctctttctttacttcttcctcttcttcttcagacTAAATTGTCTGAGCATCCAAGGCAAGAAGTTGGAAGGCGATTTAAGGAGTCCAACCCAGAAGCCACCCTCTGCTCCTCGTTGGTTCTCGTCACCAGATGATCACATGTACTCTCGGGAGAAGCCGGCG GAAGTAGTGCTTTTACTTCTGGCAATTGCCGTTGTCGTCCAAGGCAATGGAAGGGGTGGTGATGGCTATTGCAATCACAAGCGCGGTCCAACGCCAAGACCACACAGTGTCACCATTACAGAGTTTGGGGCAGTGGGAGATGGAGTGACCTCCAACACTCTGGCCTTTCAGAATGCAGTTTTCTATTTGCGATCATTTGCCGACAAGGGTGGTGCTCAGCTGTATGTTCCTAAAGGGAGATGGCTGACAGGAAGTTTCAACCTAACCAGTCACCTCACCTTGTTCCTGGACAAAGATGCTGTTATAATTGGCAGTCAG GATGCATCTCACTGGCCTGTTGTTGAGCCTTTGCCGTCTTATGGACAAGGGATAGACCTTCCTGGTCCGAGGCATCGCAGCTTGATAAATGGATACAACTTGACGGACATAGTGATAACAG GTGATAATGGGACTATTGATGGACAGGGTTCTGTCTGGTGGGAGTGGTTCCACTCCCAGACCTTGAATTACAGTCGTCCTCATCTTCTTGAACTTGTGAGTTCCAGTGACATTGTGATCTCAAATTTAACTTTCTTGAATCCCCCTGCCTGGAGTATCCATCCAGTCTATTCTAG CAATGTGGAGATCCAGAACGTCAAAATCCATTGTTCATCTGCTTCTTCATATACTAATGGTATAGTACCAG ATTCATGCTCGAATTGCTGCATCCTAGATTGCAGCATCAGTGTTGGACATGATGCCATTGCTCTGAAGAGTGGTTGGGACAACTATGGTATCTCTTTCAACAGACCTTCCTCAAACATTCACATCAACAATGTCCATCTGCAGACGTCCCTCGGTTCAGCACTTGCTTTCGGCAGTGAGATGTCGGGCGGGATCTCAGACATACAAGTCGAGCAACTCCATATCCATGATTCTTTCACTGGTATAAAATTCAAGACCACCCGTGGACGAGGTGGCTACATCGAAGATATTATCATATCAGATGTGGAAATGGAAAATGTTCACGAAGCATTTCAAATCACGGGCCATTGTGGTGCACATCCTGATGACCAATATGATCCAGATGCTCTCCCGATGATCAAGCAGATCACCATAAAAGATGTGGTCGGCACCAATATCTCGATCGCTGGATCTCTTTCAGGAATGGATCATGGTCCCTTCAGTGCCATCTGCCTTGCAAACATCAGTTTGTCTGTCACCTCAGGTGCTTCcaattcttggatttgttccaatGTTTCTGGATTCTCTGAATCAGTCGTTCCACAACCATGCTCTGATCTGAGTTCGAATTCTTCTCTCTCCTGCTTTTCCCTCGAAAACTTCAATGCTCTTGTGGATTTCCAATAA
- the LOC103971442 gene encoding probable polygalacturonase isoform X4, producing MGLMKRLEVVLLLLAIAVVVQGNGRGGDGYCNHKRGPTPRPHSVTITEFGAVGDGVTSNTLAFQNAVFYLRSFADKGGAQLYVPKGRWLTGSFNLTSHLTLFLDKDAVIIGSQDASHWPVVEPLPSYGQGIDLPGPRHRSLINGYNLTDIVITGDNGTIDGQGSVWWEWFHSQTLNYSRPHLLELVSSSDIVISNLTFLNPPAWSIHPVYSSNVEIQNVKIHCSSASSYTNGIVPDSCSNCCILDCSISVGHDAIALKSGWDNYGISFNRPSSNIHINNVHLQTSLGSALAFGSEMSGGISDIQVEQLHIHDSFTGIKFKTTRGRGGYIEDIIISDVEMENVHEAFQITGHCGAHPDDQYDPDALPMIKQITIKDVVGTNISIAGSLSGMDHGPFSAICLANISLSVTSGASNSWICSNVSGFSESVVPQPCSDLSSNSSLSCFSLENFNALVDFQ from the exons ATGGGTCTCATGAAGAGGCTC GAAGTAGTGCTTTTACTTCTGGCAATTGCCGTTGTCGTCCAAGGCAATGGAAGGGGTGGTGATGGCTATTGCAATCACAAGCGCGGTCCAACGCCAAGACCACACAGTGTCACCATTACAGAGTTTGGGGCAGTGGGAGATGGAGTGACCTCCAACACTCTGGCCTTTCAGAATGCAGTTTTCTATTTGCGATCATTTGCCGACAAGGGTGGTGCTCAGCTGTATGTTCCTAAAGGGAGATGGCTGACAGGAAGTTTCAACCTAACCAGTCACCTCACCTTGTTCCTGGACAAAGATGCTGTTATAATTGGCAGTCAG GATGCATCTCACTGGCCTGTTGTTGAGCCTTTGCCGTCTTATGGACAAGGGATAGACCTTCCTGGTCCGAGGCATCGCAGCTTGATAAATGGATACAACTTGACGGACATAGTGATAACAG GTGATAATGGGACTATTGATGGACAGGGTTCTGTCTGGTGGGAGTGGTTCCACTCCCAGACCTTGAATTACAGTCGTCCTCATCTTCTTGAACTTGTGAGTTCCAGTGACATTGTGATCTCAAATTTAACTTTCTTGAATCCCCCTGCCTGGAGTATCCATCCAGTCTATTCTAG CAATGTGGAGATCCAGAACGTCAAAATCCATTGTTCATCTGCTTCTTCATATACTAATGGTATAGTACCAG ATTCATGCTCGAATTGCTGCATCCTAGATTGCAGCATCAGTGTTGGACATGATGCCATTGCTCTGAAGAGTGGTTGGGACAACTATGGTATCTCTTTCAACAGACCTTCCTCAAACATTCACATCAACAATGTCCATCTGCAGACGTCCCTCGGTTCAGCACTTGCTTTCGGCAGTGAGATGTCGGGCGGGATCTCAGACATACAAGTCGAGCAACTCCATATCCATGATTCTTTCACTGGTATAAAATTCAAGACCACCCGTGGACGAGGTGGCTACATCGAAGATATTATCATATCAGATGTGGAAATGGAAAATGTTCACGAAGCATTTCAAATCACGGGCCATTGTGGTGCACATCCTGATGACCAATATGATCCAGATGCTCTCCCGATGATCAAGCAGATCACCATAAAAGATGTGGTCGGCACCAATATCTCGATCGCTGGATCTCTTTCAGGAATGGATCATGGTCCCTTCAGTGCCATCTGCCTTGCAAACATCAGTTTGTCTGTCACCTCAGGTGCTTCcaattcttggatttgttccaatGTTTCTGGATTCTCTGAATCAGTCGTTCCACAACCATGCTCTGATCTGAGTTCGAATTCTTCTCTCTCCTGCTTTTCCCTCGAAAACTTCAATGCTCTTGTGGATTTCCAATAA
- the LOC103971440 gene encoding uncharacterized protein LOC103971440 yields the protein MGKKKACLARRAWNLLRMALMWTAEGGALTRRLTADLVSRLKRLGEAETPYKMQLRHGERELSFDETPTFKFRMRRPRFLCITPQADDGDDEDSNMASYFARQETRGNGDEEEEAACGREQEGIDTKAEEFIKRFHQQMQLQRQMSLLQYHEMLLRGIS from the coding sequence ATGGGGAAGAAGAAAGCCTGCTTGGCTCGGCGTGCGTGGAACCTGCTGCGGATGGCCCTGATGTGGACCGCCGAGGGCGGTGCCTTGACGCGGAGGCTGACGGCCGACCTCGTCAGCCGTCTTAAGAGGCTTGGAGAAGCCGAGACGCCCTACAAGATGCAGCTCCGCCATGGGGAGCGGGAGCTGTCGTTCGACGAGACTCCCACCTTCAAGTTCAGGATGCGCCGGCCTCGCTTCCTGTGCATCACTCCGCAGGCCGACGACGGCGACGACGAGGATAGCAACATGGCGAGCTACTTCGCGCGGCAGGAGACGAGAGGCAATGGcgacgaggaagaagaggctgcgtgcGGTCGAGAGCAGGAAGGCATCGACACCAAGGCGGAGGAGTTCATAAAGAGGTTCCATCAGCAGATGCAGCTGCAACGGCAGATGTCGTTGCTGCAGTACCATGAGATGCTTCTTCGAGGCATCAGCTAA